The DNA sequence TTAGTATCACCAATTCTTAACAAAAAACTGAGACATGACACATTGAATCAGCGGGCATTTAGTGAGTCCTACTTTTAACAATTAAAAGTCACATTTGagcaagagaagagaaagaatcCTTTTAAAAAGACTGCTAAATTGTTTTAGGATGAATCCTTTGATTTTGATTCTAATCTCAGTTAAAGTCTGTAGATTATACAAAAGACCTCAAGGCATGAACTTTAACAGACTAAAAGCTGCTCAAATACCTACCGGTCCTTGCTGCAATGAGATGTGTTGCTTTATCAGGATCATCAGCACTAAGTACAAGATTCTTCACAATTTTAGCTCCAAGTGCTGTGGCGTGATAGTGTTCCCGTGTCTTTTCAATAGGGAAGTTTGTTGGGTAAAGTCCACTAAATATTATGGTTACATCTGCCAAGACTTTACTTTTTAGTTCTGGTACTATTTTTCTGATGTCTGGAATTTCCTCAATCTCTTTTTTCAGATATTTATCATACTTTGTGTAATAATCAGTGTGAACTCGCACAAGGATCTCCTCAAGGTATATTAAATGGTCGTCGTCATCTGtatcatcttcctcctcctcctcctccatacTCTGGTCTAAGGACTCACCCATTGTAATTCCAGACTGCTCACTAATCTGAGATTCTGTTTCAGCTTCTTTCTTATCTCCAGACCCATTTCCTAAATCACAAAGGCTTTCTTGTTCACTTTCCTCTTGTGCTTCATGATCAATTTTGTCCTGGATATTTTCACTAGGTAAAGACTGTGTGTCCCCAGAATGGTTCAGCAGACCATCCTTTTTCTCACTCACATCAGTGCAACTCTCTTGCTGCAAATTTTCATCCTGCAGAGGTTGTTTGGACTTCTTCCAACTTCTCTTTTCCTCATTCTCACTGTCTGATACAGAAGTGGATGACTTTTTGGTATCCAATCCATCGTCGCTTTCACTGTCACTAGACAGTTCAAAGTCCAAGTCATTTGTTACCTTCTCTTGGGTTTGCTGCTTCTCTATAACTGTTGTATCAACTTCTTCTGAAGAAATCTGAGATTCTTTTGTATTTGCCAAATCATCAGTGACCTCACTGTCCGTTTTGTGACCAGTGCTATCATTTAAGGAGTCCTGGGCATTAACTTTGTTATGAGAGCTCACATCCCCATCAGATGTTTCACTGCTTACAGAAGTACTCCCATTTGCAGTGCAAGTGTcctttgcagttttcttgagaCCATTACTGTGCTCTTCTACACATATAACATTCTTTATTTCTTCAACATCTTTTGCTGAAATCACTGCTGAATCCAATGCCTCAGGTTTAGTAGAGTGGTTTGCTAAGACATGggcaagaaagaaaacatattttaactttttttcttctcttcagattaaccaaaatttaattttcattgacCTTAAACACAGAGTTTACATATGGACTCAGATTTAATTATGCTTGGAAGTGATCACTAGGCTTTTTAAAGTTGTTAAAATTCCCTAGGTCTCAATGATTACTAGAAAGGACTCTCAAACATAATAAACATTACTTTTGTAAGGAAGTTACATaagcagctttttttctttaaatcacaGGTCATAAGTAATTATTTGTTAATTCTGCAAGAATTAAAGGATTTCTCTTGTACTGTAAGTTTTATGATTACAACTTAGagcaaaaaaaataaacaaattggGGGCAGATGGGCAGAATTTGCTTCATGAAGTCCTAATCCAGAACTACAGTACAAGAACTTTATTTATAAACAGCCATGTCTTTCATATTACTTAATTTTCATAACAAAAAACCTGAACTTCAGTCCTTGAAAAGACATATTTTAGCAACACAAAGATGTCATTCAAGCTCAATTTAAGACTGATGGAACACAAATAAAAGGGTAATACAGTCAAAAACAGAAGAATCGTTTTAGGATGTGTCCACAGAATAGAGAGACAATTAAACAAACTGCAGACTTCCAAATTGTTGCACACAAACATTCACTGGGAACACTGTGTGAAATCACGCTATTTTGTCTCCCTTTTGTGTGCATGCTCCTGCCCTGCAAGTAATGACAGGAGTCAAGTGTACAGGTCCCACATAACAGTGACCTGATTCAGGCTGATCATACTATTTCTACTGTTGTATTGGACACTTCTATCAgcaagggaaagagagaaatgtCACAagtattaaattaaaaaaaccccaaacccttgGGTGAACTGGAAAAAGCCTGAAAATTCTTTCTTATGGCATTGTGTTTCAAATACATTTTGCCCCCAAATAATTATCAATCTAGTAATATGCTCTTTCTAAATCCATTATGTGTATTACACTGCTGAGCCTGTTGAACATAGGGTTCTTGTGTCAAATGCTAAAACACCATGTTCAGTAGGTGCTAAAAATTCACACTAATTTTATTAGCACGATTTAGACTGGGAGGCAAGCAGATTTCAACATTCACTTTCAGCAATGTGTTGAGGCCAGAGTTTATTACCTATTCCTCCAAGCCCCAAGTAAAGGGACAGAAGAGGTAAAACctacagagaagaaaaagtcaGCATGTTTTACATGGGGGTGTGAGAGAGAAAGTGTCCCCCTCTACACATTCTTGAATAGTTTGGTGTATTTCCACCTCTCAGCCACAACACTTATTACTGCTTCACTTCTGCTCTGATTGATGCCAGAAGTAATGCTCTCAGTAAGAACAGTCCAGTTTTACCAAGCTACTCACACTGGTCCTGCCAACTTCAATAGTCTGGGACTGCCCATCTGAGCACAACTGCAGTTTTACTAAGACCATCTCAATGACTTACATTTATCATGTTTGAAAAGTGAACAAAGTTATAAGCATGgtttaaaaacaatttaattaCCTTTCTTCTTCATTTGCATTTCTCTTGATCCAGGAGGTGCGTTAATATCTCCTATCCCCTGAAAGTATACATATTTCTTCACAGTTATCAAATTAGGTGCAAACTTCCAAACATCCTCTCTATCATCAATGATGCAAACCATGGAATCTCCACAAGGAAAGAGATCCCTAAGAGACAAAATAGTTGACAAATTAAGCCAGTTTTAGAAATTTATATAGCAATGAAATCAATTTCTATTGATGCCCTGGTTTATTATGAGCATATCTGCAGAACATGAAACTTACAAAAGAAACTTACAAACAGCCAGCAATATTAAAATTATGGAATTCAAAATACAAGCTTTGAACAAATTAAACTTTGTGGATAAAAAGGAAACCGCTCTTTTAAAATCTGTGTTCTAAAGgctaaaagcagaaaacaagaaaCATCTGTAAGAACAAACCATTACAACATTTTAAtctggttttctttggtttttgtcAACCAGTAGCCCAAAGTCAACTTTCACAAGGTCAATACACTACCTATACATAAATAGGTAAAAGACACAGGAAGAGTTTTTAAAGAGTAGATTCTTCAAACCAAGATAAAGGAAATAGAATTACTAATATCACCCATGATCTaggaggaagaagaggtagAACACTTAAGATGCATATAAAAAACATCAAGAAAAAAAGCTTCTCATTTGCTACAGTCAGGTGTAGAGGGGCAATGAATTTTAGTATTCCATAAAGCTACATTAAACAGATCTGTCTTAGAAAAAATCTTGGCTTTATActctgaaaaaagaaagaatactCTGAAAAAGATCAGAATGTGAATTTAGACTAGAATATGAATTCAAGGCTCTAGATGACCTAATTTCAAGAAACACTAGAAACAGGAGGTACTTTTAGCACATCTGAAAGCCAGAATACTAGGTATTCAATTATGAATTAAACTCAAACTGAGAATTTTGGTTTAATTTAAAACCCCACAACATAAAAGTCATTATACAAGATCACAAGACAAAGTGGAAATATGGTTATTACAAGAATAAGAAGTGTAAGTGAAAACATGATGCCATGGCATCACACTCTTACTGTTCTGCTGCCACAGAACCCATTAAGAAGAGGAAATGTTGCAATGCCCAACACCTCAGTTTTACTGAGATGGTGTTTAAGATGATATATAAGAGGCAGCCAAAGAAGGACATGAACACATTAAATGGAGAGggagtaatttttattttatttagcatATTTTCTCTGTTTGTTGTCATGTTTTGTATAATGCCTAAGACCCATATACATACCTAAGGTTCCCAGTTTTAGAAAATGGATCAATACATTCATCCCTTGACAATATCCGATGGGAAAAAAGCTTCTTTTCAGGGTCCAAAAATCcttttggaaaaagaaattaaaaagttaaTGTTCAAGATGTTTGTTCcttgtttatattttatatatttctgGTATTTTAATTTGTGCAACAGCAGTTTAACAGACAATTTAAAGGCATGAGATCAGATGGGAGAAAGTACAGTGGATGAAGTATTAGTAGGTAATTCAGggagaataattttaaaaattccacCTAATTTTCTTTCAAGATGGCAACAAAACTGAATTTGTGACAGCCAATAAATAAGGCTGAAAGAGATACAGCAGGTGATAGACACACAATTTTTGCAACTTACATTTATCACTCTATAATTGGTTCTTTAAAGCTAAATGCTCTCCTTAGCTCATTATGCCTAGGGACTGCAGAGAAGCCTCACAAGAGTCGGCAATGTGCTGCAATATTTAAGCACAGTAGGAAGTTAAGACACCGTTCCAGCCGGAGCTCTTGCATTTGTAGGTTTTAAGTTGTACCTCTAACAACTACTTCAATACATTTACATATAATGAATATATCATCCTGGGACTTCTAGAAATATTTAGGCCCAGTTGTAGTAACTTTTCTGACTGcactctttaaaaaaacaacaaatgaacaaacaaaaaaaccccaaaaccaaaacagaagcTGTGCTAGCTGATGTTGAAGCAAGATAAAGTGCTATTATTTAGGCAAATGATGACTTGGGTGTACAAACACACATGCACATGCTTCTGAACCTAGTCTCCAGCAATGAAGTTCACCTTCATGAGCAGATCACAGCCACATAATTGCTTAGACAGAAACTGGCATATTACATGCTAAcctgtattttttgttttactgaatTCATACTGAAACTAGTATCAACTTCTCATTATTTTAATGAATAATACAAAGCAGTCAATACTTACTTGGGAACCATCTTTTCAAGTTTTACTACATTTTACTTTAAATGATGGCCATATTGTAACCAGAAAATGAATTCAAAATGACTACATAGTTGCTCTATGGACcaactttaattttctttcaaggagctcagatttgcacaGAACATATGTTCAACTCCTTTTAACAGTCTAGCTCCCAAGAGTACCTTAAGTTGGGACTTCAaaaacaaagtttaaaaaaaccctaaaaatcaGTCATTACTTCTGAAGGTTGATCCTGTATGTAATTAATATTGATGTGTAATTGGAATAACTTAAAACccataaaagcaagaaaattctGAGTTAAGGACAGAGGTTCAACCTTAACTCACCCGACTATGCTTAAGAATTGCTGCAAACTCGTAGAATCATCCCCTGTAGTGAGACCCTTGCAGTACCTAGGCATAATGAATTGAGAGAATTAGCTACAAAGATTTATTGCTGTACACACATATACTTTGACAAACCACAAAAGCTGTCACACAAGTTGCTGTTCTCCCCAACAAAATTCTCTTCTGCTAATTGTCTGAATACACAGGAACTCTCTACACTGAATTAGATAGAAGTGCACTGATTACATGGCAAAACTTCAGCGAGGCAGTCAGCTGCAATGTTGCCAAGCTAAAACTGTAAGAAAAATTGAACTAAATTGAACTTCGATTGAAGTTGAACTAAAAACGTCCAAATGCAGAAAGCCTGGCTGCCAGAGATTAGAGATAAAGTAGCATTCCTTAAGCTTCACAGTAATACTTCACCACTAAACTAAAAATACACTGAGGATAGAGCTCATCAAAGATCCATCTGCAAAGATGTAAGCCCACCTTAGGAGAGTCCAAGGGTAAGCTACCTGAGTAACAACACAGAAAACAGCACCggtctctttttaaaaagttcttTTCAGGTCAAACTGGTTTCTTTTAGATGTTCCCTAGTCAACTAAATCAACATAAACAGTTTGATGTTTTCACATCTCAGAGAAAGGGCAGGTAACATTTCACtaatttcattatttgttttcttcaacACACCAGGCACCCACCACAGCCACTCTCTCACTCTCCTCCAGCTGGACAGGGGACAGAAAATATGGTTTGTGGGTTGAGATAGGGACCAGGAGAGACTGGGACGAACTGAACTCACAAATTGAGGTTCCATTTAGTCCCATAAATTACACACTATGCTAGGTATGCCCCCAAATTTCTTGAACAAACAGAAGACACTATAATTATCTTTTGCCACATTAGGAAGGACTATCCAGTAGACTCACCCAGCAGAGACTATTACCCCAATTGTTTGTTTCCCATCTCAGACCGGCTCTTTGCACACACTTTCTAAATCATATTGCCTGCTCTTATATAGActctcttaaaaaataaaattcataaataaataaaaactaagTTAAAACCATCAGAAGATACAATGTTGAAAACTAACTCATACTGGGGATGTCTCAAATCTTAGAGAAAGATTGACTTAAACAGCAGTTCCCAGGAGAAATTATATAACAGTTGGAAACAACATGAATTTGAATAAGTCCTTTTATAAATAAAACTAGAATTGAATTTCTGAAGAATCAGGTTACCTTCATTCTACTTGAGATTCTACTTTACAACCTGGAAAGAGCTGTTGACCCAATCTTTCAAAAGCTTGGACAATTTCAGACACTGGTGATTATACATACACACTGTATACATTCTGTAATATACTTGCTGTAACGAGCCATACATATGAATGCTCTCAACTTGGTCCTACTTTCTAGATTTCACTGTAAATCTGCAGTAATTTCACATGGCTTTATTGTTGCTTAATAGCTCCTGAACTTAAAATTCGGTGGCATTTTACAACTAGCTTTTAAGCTGACATCTGTTTTAAATATACCAAACTTTTCTTATAGAGAGCAGAAGAAGAAATTAAGTAACAATTgctcaaaataattatttagtaAAGAAATACTCCAGGGAGCTCTAGGTAATAAAATCTAAAGCTCATCTTCATAAACATACTACCAGATATCACTTTGTAAACATGTCATATGAAAAAAAGGgtttaatataaattatttcagcAGACATAAACAGTGTTTACAAATATTAGCTAATCCTACTTAACAGCTAGCAGGAATCTGCTGAGATGAGAGAAAAGGACTGACAAGATGTCATGTCTTTTCAAAAGCCTTCTAAGACAtgaaaggagcagctcagaaTTCTGAATTCACAAAGATATATAGGATGTCTACAGAGGACTTATGCAAACAACCTTTTTCTTATGAAAAAGGGtgaaaaaacctttttcttaTCCCCAGCATTTTATTACAAGTTCTTTCTTTACATAACATAGGGATAACAAAGTATCAAACTGACAGCTCTTTGAGAACCCATTTAAGCAACACTGCCATCAAGTGTTCTCTATAGGTATCAGCTATGTATTTCTATAGTACTGCATCTTGGCTGCACAGGTGGACCATAGGCTGAGTCCAGTGCTTCTCCACAGACTTCAGCTGAAATGATCACCAGCACTGCACAAATAACTCACTTGCAGTTTGAAAGCTTTTGATGAGGTTAAACAGCCTCAGGCAGAAATCCAGAAGTCTGTTGGTGACAGGAAGCAACAATACCCTAATTTGGTGGCCATTCCCTCTCTGGAATAAATGGGGTAGCTTGAGCATGACGACCTCAAGAAGTGCTGCCCGTGGCAGCACAGGCACTACACAGTAATCCACATTGGGGCTCAGAGACCACAATGGGCAGAGGACAAATTATACATTGACAGAAGACAGGGAAAGCACTTCAACATCATGAGTTAACTACCTCTGCAACTCCTCCTTGCCTCTGAAGGCCATTTGCTATACAGCTTCTGACCTTAGGCCAGATCATTGCACACAGATCCAAGTGAGGAAGACTGTCCCCTCACTTGTATTTAAACCTAGTGATAAGAAAACTATTCCTCTTTtgccacagaaaataaaaatgcattctAAGCAGGACAGGCACAGAATTGTTCATGCATGAGCAGTACACAACACTTAATCCAACAGCAAGACTGACAAAGCTTTAGGAAGATTCTTCAAACTATGATCAAAGGCTAAGTGACATAGAAACATTCACTTGGACTGACAGGACAGGACATGCCTTAAACCTTTCAACAAGTATTAGCTGGAGACAACAAATAAACATCACATTTTGATTACAGAAATATATGTTGTCATTCAGAAATCTCTTGTCATTACAAGACTCTTCTATGGCACTGAACATGCATAAAGaattgtttgattttttttttccccgaaGTGTTTTAGAGCTAGCTAGGATAGCTAGCTCTAACTATTTTGGGATCATCCTTTCTTGCCAAGAAGTGGGATTACTGGGACATTGTTGTTCAAAACACTCTTGGCAATATgacacaaaaaaaagcaaatgtgaAAGACAACTTAAAAAAAAGCTAGGAGACATGGAACATAGTTTGACAGAGTCATAACCTAAAATATTGTTAATTATATTATCTTAGACCAACAGACTTGATAAAGGGAATTTTGAGGAGAAAATACTCTTGCAACAGAGAAGACTAAACTTGGCTTTTACCCCATCTTGATGGTTTAAACTCATGGTGTCCTTTCTAACATGATTCAGACCCATACACTcgcacagccagggcaggttTCTTTTATGCTtgtcagaaaaaagaaaacatttcaacCAGTGACCCACACAACAGACTACTACTATTATAATTCAAATACAAGTTTTCActtggagaaaatatttttaagttctCGAGAAAAAGATGTGAAAATATTGTTAGATTTCTGTTTTTCATGAAGTATGTGTATCTCAGCTTCAGGACACAAAACTGCCATAAACAGATTTATAGCAGCAGAACTTCCTTTGGTGAAAGGAAGCCATGTGGGGGCAGTGCTCCTCACAGGATGAGATGATGTCACATTGTTGAATTTTACAGAACACTGATATTAGATTTGTGAGACAAGTGAAGTTGCAGATCATTGTTAGGGTCCATAAACATAATTTCTTACTTAATAAGAAGGCACTAGTTAACAATTTGATTCTCTAACCATCAGTGAAACAAAGTAGACCTgatggggaagaaaaaggatTATTTCTAAAATTACAGGCCATACAGGCACTGCCTAGTCAACAAACTAAGAATTCTACCCACAGGACTATTTAGGAGACGGCTTTGcacaaaacaaagaacaaataCTTGAAAACAACTTCATAAAGAAAATTAGTTATATGAGTATGAAGGCAACGTAGATAAATATTGTTAAATGTAACATTCTACTCACCTGCAATTGTATGTGCATACAGTCTGCTGCCAAAAGTAAAAACATGTAATTCATAGAGCTTGGCAATTTTTTCCAGGAATTCCTTACAATGAGGACGCAAACGTGTGTGTAACATAGGCTCACCTCGACCTAACTGGAAATGAAATATTCCCTAGAAGAAAAACCATGTTGAATATTATCAAAATAGCAAACAAAAAGGTCAGCATTCCAGAGCTACCTCACTTCAACTTTATTTGGTCCTACTAGATCAAAGTGGGTTTTGGCCACAAGATTATATGGATGAATAAAATCCAAAGCACGTTTTTGCTCTGCGCCAGGCAGTCCAACAATAATGCTTTAAAATGCAGGAAGCTGTATTGTTGAAGAATTTATGATGCAGGTGGCTTTCATTCAAATCTTTACTTATGGCAAACCAATCTGAGAAAACTCTCAATGTGCTTGTTTCAGACAAGTTCAGGATCTCACTACAATCAATACCTCACAGTGAACTTCTGACAGACTCATTTCAATATGCATTGAGCTCAGAGAAAGTATTTTCTTCACCCAACAAAGTCTGCCTATGGAAACATAGCAACAGAGAGCAAACCAGGAAGGAAGCTTACAGATAAAGATCCCGGTTAAAAACCTCACAGTacttaaaaaattgtttttcttcaaaCCATGAAATTATACTGATAGAGGCATAGCCTTTCAGACATGCAAAATTTTTTAATCCTTAAGTTGAATATTCATGGCTCCCTTTCCTCTTAATTGCAATGTACATTTCTAGATTGCTTTTTCCTAGCAATTGTGAACATACGCTTAGTCTACTGGACATGCAAGAATggcaagaggaaagaaaagaactAAGCAATCACAGTTTGCATGATATTTATGTTTGAGTTAGCATTCTCTTGCTCCAGACACTGTACACATTTCAACATGTTTTAGAACATCCAAATTAGAAATGTTACAAGTCAATGCACCTTGTCAGTTCAATAACAAGTGTTTCATGAAGAAATTAAACCACAACACACAACCTTTCTCCCCTCCTCACTCCCtccaaaaagattttaaaaaaatccctacaCATACTGTCTGGAATGACAGACATAGGAACACACAGGATTGCTCAAAAAGGGACTTTGAACAGTAATTCACTGTATCTGCCTCAAGACTTGGTAGTCACATTACTGAGTACTCAGCTTGTGAATTGCAGAGGAGGGAAAGCAGAGATTAAAATTAGCTACCTGAAACATCTCTCAAAATGATTATAAAGGAAAAGTGCATGAAGGcatgaatgaaagaaaaacatccATTTAAATGTAGAGAAAAAGGAACATATTACAGAAGACttgtttctcattttcttttatttttcaactaTAATTTTACCTAACCACAGAGTGTTTTGTTAAAGAACCATCATTTAAATATTGTTAGAAACATTTCTGTTGTTATATTGGATTGAAAGGTAACCCCAAGTACCTTATTGGACATTTGCTGGCAGTGCTGTTCTGTAGTATGGATCAATGTCTGGTCCAAATCTACCATGAGCACCAGTTTTCTGTTTCGATGTAGTCGCTGTTGATCTTCTCTTCCCAGCTGCTCAGCTTGCTGTAACAGCAATATTCACTGCTAAGCTTAGCTTCATAGAATTAGGTTTATCACCTTTTGTGCACACCTGAGAAGCCCTTCTGCTACAAACTAATGGCACAAGAAATAATGCCTCAACATAACTGTAGCAATGGCAGTTGTGGAacaatttcttaaaaaaaacagaTCTTTGTGATACtattaacttttaaaatacaaaaactcAACACA is a window from the Passer domesticus isolate bPasDom1 chromosome 1, bPasDom1.hap1, whole genome shotgun sequence genome containing:
- the CTDP1 gene encoding RNA polymerase II subunit A C-terminal domain phosphatase isoform X1, which gives rise to MEERPERGGGPGAEGPASVAEIRAPGPRPLRLLEWKVSVGAAVQIGSVLALCAPLPPPPAAAPLPPAASGASARPQRGGPERRLRAERPGVVRELCARPGQVIAPGTVLVRLEGCSHPVVMKGLCAECGQDLTQIRSKNGKQSVPLSTATVSMVHSVPELKVSSEQAEQLGREDQQRLHRNRKLVLMVDLDQTLIHTTEQHCQQMSNKGIFHFQLGRGEPMLHTRLRPHCKEFLEKIAKLYELHVFTFGSRLYAHTIAGFLDPEKKLFSHRILSRDECIDPFSKTGNLRDLFPCGDSMVCIIDDREDVWKFAPNLITVKKYVYFQGIGDINAPPGSREMQMKKKANHSTKPEALDSAVISAKDVEEIKNVICVEEHSNGLKKTAKDTCTANGSTSVSSETSDGDVSSHNKVNAQDSLNDSTGHKTDSEVTDDLANTKESQISSEEVDTTVIEKQQTQEKVTNDLDFELSSDSESDDGLDTKKSSTSVSDSENEEKRSWKKSKQPLQDENLQQESCTDVSEKKDGLLNHSGDTQSLPSENIQDKIDHEAQEESEQESLCDLGNGSGDKKEAETESQISEQSGITMGESLDQSMEEEEEEDDTDDDDHLIYLEEILVRVHTDYYTKYDKYLKKEIEEIPDIRKIVPELKSKVLADVTIIFSGLYPTNFPIEKTREHYHATALGAKIVKNLVLSADDPDKATHLIAARTGTEKVRQAQDCKDLHVVNPDWLWSCLERWDKVEEQLFPLKDDYIKTHRENSPATFPDTPSTFQTALFHPTPIHPKSQPGPEVRIYDPNTGKLIRKGTQTSAQSMYIQSPAPPITLPVHGEHSSFRVVQPHQQQMFEEDDLPAGENEEQPGPSKRKRQPSMSETMPLYTLCKEDLESMDKEVDDILGEGSDESDTEKKKPEEEGEKPQTSATETLGRKADQRPGSSSSSSSERSTGSVLRNIDRRNCRADCRGDQDCEPGELRSPALGRLSHRSWCENNRGHKRKLDEDDAASESSKESSNEDEEGSSSEADEMAAALEAELNDFM
- the CTDP1 gene encoding RNA polymerase II subunit A C-terminal domain phosphatase isoform X2; amino-acid sequence: MEERPERGGGPGAEGPASVAEIRAPGPRPLRLLEWKVSVGAAVQIGSVLALCAPLPPPPAAAPLPPAASGASARPQRGGPERRLRAERPGVVRELCARPGQVIAPGTVLVRLEGCSHPVVMKGLCAECGQDLTQIRSKNGKQSVPLSTATVSMVHSVPELKVSSEQAEQLGREDQQRLHRNRKLVLMVDLDQTLIHTTEQHCQQMSNKGIFHFQLGRGEPMLHTRLRPHCKEFLEKIAKLYELHVFTFGSRLYAHTIAGFLDPEKKLFSHRILSRDECIDPFSKTGNLRDLFPCGDSMVCIIDDREDVWKFAPNLITVKKYVYFQGIGDINAPPGSREMQMKKKANHSTKPEALDSAVISAKDVEEIKNVICVEEHSNGLKKTAKDTCTANGSTSVSSETSDGDVSSHNKVNAQDSLNDSTGHKTDSEVTDDLANTKESQISSEEVDTTVIEKQQTQEKVTNDLDFELSSDSESDDGLDTKKSSTSVSDSENEEKRSWKKSKQPLQDENLQQESCTDVSEKKDGLLNHSGDTQSLPSENIQDKIDHEAQEESEQESLCDLGNGSGDKKEAETESQISEQSGITMGESLDQSMEEEEEEDDTDDDDHLIYLEEILVRVHTDYYTKYDKYLKKEIEEIPDIRKIVPELKSKVLADVTIIFSGLYPTNFPIEKTREHYHATALGAKIVKNLVLSADDPDKATHLIAARTGTEKVRQAQDCKDLHVVNPDWLWSCLERWDKVEEQLFPLKDDYIKTHRENSPATFPDTPSTFQTALFHPTPIHPKSQPGPEVRIYDPNTGKLIRKGTQTSAQSMYIQSPAPPITLPVHGEHSSFRVVQPHQQQMFEEDDLPAGENEEQPGPSKRKRQPSMSETMPLYTLCKEDLESMDKEVDDILGEGSDESDTEKKKPEEEGEKPQTSATETLGRKADQRPGSSSSSSSERSTGSVLRGHKRKLDEDDAASESSKESSNEDEEGSSSEADEMAAALEAELNDFM
- the CTDP1 gene encoding RNA polymerase II subunit A C-terminal domain phosphatase isoform X3, which codes for MKGLCAECGQDLTQIRSKNGKQSVPLSTATVSMVHSVPELKVSSEQAEQLGREDQQRLHRNRKLVLMVDLDQTLIHTTEQHCQQMSNKGIFHFQLGRGEPMLHTRLRPHCKEFLEKIAKLYELHVFTFGSRLYAHTIAGFLDPEKKLFSHRILSRDECIDPFSKTGNLRDLFPCGDSMVCIIDDREDVWKFAPNLITVKKYVYFQGIGDINAPPGSREMQMKKKANHSTKPEALDSAVISAKDVEEIKNVICVEEHSNGLKKTAKDTCTANGSTSVSSETSDGDVSSHNKVNAQDSLNDSTGHKTDSEVTDDLANTKESQISSEEVDTTVIEKQQTQEKVTNDLDFELSSDSESDDGLDTKKSSTSVSDSENEEKRSWKKSKQPLQDENLQQESCTDVSEKKDGLLNHSGDTQSLPSENIQDKIDHEAQEESEQESLCDLGNGSGDKKEAETESQISEQSGITMGESLDQSMEEEEEEDDTDDDDHLIYLEEILVRVHTDYYTKYDKYLKKEIEEIPDIRKIVPELKSKVLADVTIIFSGLYPTNFPIEKTREHYHATALGAKIVKNLVLSADDPDKATHLIAARTGTEKVRQAQDCKDLHVVNPDWLWSCLERWDKVEEQLFPLKDDYIKTHRENSPATFPDTPSTFQTALFHPTPIHPKSQPGPEVRIYDPNTGKLIRKGTQTSAQSMYIQSPAPPITLPVHGEHSSFRVVQPHQQQMFEEDDLPAGENEEQPGPSKRKRQPSMSETMPLYTLCKEDLESMDKEVDDILGEGSDESDTEKKKPEEEGEKPQTSATETLGRKADQRPGSSSSSSSERSTGSVLRNIDRRNCRADCRGDQDCEPGELRSPALGRLSHRSWCENNRGHKRKLDEDDAASESSKESSNEDEEGSSSEADEMAAALEAELNDFM